The following proteins are co-located in the Silene latifolia isolate original U9 population chromosome 1, ASM4854445v1, whole genome shotgun sequence genome:
- the LOC141658545 gene encoding protein FAR1-RELATED SEQUENCE 1-like produces the protein MEQQRYNHRFLDAASDITLPQVSSKTMIEKHASKIYTHTVFYEFQEQVQMAPCSCAVRGFSEQENMHIINVEDAYRKHRIFQVAHNNESKETTCTCKMFERKGILCKHIIWIISGK, from the exons ATGGAACAACAACGCTATAATCACAGATTTCTTGATGCTGCAAGTGACATCACATTGCCACAGGTTTCTTCTAAGACAATGATTGAGAAACATGCCTCTAAAATCTACACACACACTGTTTTCTATGAGTTCCAAGAGCAAGTACAAATGGCTCCCTGTTCGTGTGCCGTTAGGGGGTTTTCTGAGCAAGAAAACATGCACATTATAAATGTTGAAGATGCCTACAGGAAGCATAGAATATTTCAG GTTGCTCACAATAACGAATCAAAGGAAACAACATGTACGTGCAAGATGTTTGAGAGGAAAGGAATCCTTTGTAAACACATTATATGGATTATATCAGGAAAATGA
- the LOC141658554 gene encoding protein FAR1-RELATED SEQUENCE 5-like has translation MNSGIEINTTNATTLSTPTVASETGENTIHNLGLRYTPGGSEEWNRMVQNGFKPALGLMFVKLEEAIEFYNLYAVACGFIPRKYTQTRFRDGLIDKKSMELIGYAINTFYEGHNHRLCSLKEWEFQKNVRTLNLYMKQTIVNNCKLNIGATKTFRILAEQSNGYTNIGASLTEFKNFKRNIKCYIGDKDADMILDYLKELSESQDDFYYAYQVDEDNGVAKIFWADAQARMNYSLFGDTITFDPTYGTNKYHMTFTPFTGVDNHKKSVTFCFALVDHENDGSFIWVFKKFLDCMGNKEPQCILTDQDPAIKLGVRSVFKKARHRYYMWHIMKKLTDKVESQICKETDFVERICGVVWDTDLEPIEFEEKWTQVINDFELNDNTWLTYMYCKRNK, from the exons ATGAATTCAG GCATTGAAATTAATACTACCAATGCAACAACTTTGTCTACACCTACTGTTGCGTCTGAAACAGGAGAAAATACTATCCATAATCTGGGATTGAGATATACTCCAGGTGGCAGTGAGGAGTGGAATAGAATGGTACAAAATGGTTTCAAACCTGCTCTGGGGTTAATGTTTGTAAAGCTAGAGGAGGCAATAGAGTTTTACAATTTATATGCTGTGGCTTGTGGTTTCATACCAAGAAAGTACACACAAACAAGATTCCGTGATGGTTTGATAGATAAAAAATCAATG GAGCTAATAGGGTATGCTATTAATACGTTTTATGAAGGTCATAATCACAGACTTTGCTCACTCAAAGAATGGGAATTCCAGAAAAACGTAAGAACACTTAACCTTTACATGAAGCAgacaattgttaacaattgtaAACTCAACATCGGGGCTACCAAGACATTTAGAATTCTGGCGGAACAATCAAATGGGTATACAAATATTGGTGCATCTCTCACAGAATTCAAGAACTTCaaaagaaatattaaatgttatatagGTGACAAGGATGCTGACATGATTCTCGATTATTTAAAGGAGCTTTCTGAATCACAAGATGACTTTTACTATGCTTATCAAGTTGATGAGGATAATGGTGTGGCTAAAATATTTTGGGCAGATGCACAAGCAAGAATGAATTATTCCTTGTTTGGGGACACCATCACCTTTGATCCTACTTACGGTACTAACAAGTACCACATGACCTTCACCCCATTCACTGGTGTTGACAACCACAAAAAATCGGTGACTTTTTGCTTTGCACTTGTCGATCATGAGAACGATGGGTCATTCATTTGGGTGTTTAAGAAGTTCCTTGATTGTATGGGCAACAAGGAACCTCAGTGCATTCTTACTGATCAAGATCCGGCAATTAAACTCGGGGTGCGTTCTGTATTCAAGAAAGCAAGACATCGCTACtacatgtggcatataatgaaaaaaCTTACCGATAAAGTTGAGTCACAGATTTGTAAGGAGACTGACTTTGTTGAGAGGATATGTGGAGTTGTTTGGGATACTGACTTGGAACCCATTGagtttgaagaaaaatggactCAAGTGATTAATGACTTTGAGTTGAATGATAATACTTGGTTGACATACATGTATTGCAAAAGGAACAAATAG